The stretch of DNA GCGGATCGCTGATGGCGTGCTGAAGGATGAGCCACGCGGCCTCCTCACCGTCGGCCCCGACGCGTTCGACACCCGGCCAGCCGTACTGGGCAACGATTGCGGCGAGGCGTTCGGCATGCTCGAGGTGTACGCGCTCCATCGATGGGTGATACCCATCGAAAAGTTCCCCCGAAGCGACGAGCTCATCGCGAACGGCCTCGTCGCGCGCGGCCATTTTCAGAAGCTCCTGCTTCAGCGGTTCGTCCATATTTCCTCATTCTATCCGTCGGATTGGGGACGCTCCTGATGGCTCCGCGTGCCACGTATGGGTTCCTCGGGGTCTCTATGGCTGAAGCGGAGGACGCCGAGCCGTCCGAGCTCGCCGCCGATAATGCTTGACCGGCGGGGTCGAGCAACAACGTTCCAGCCAAAGTGGGAAGACGTGGAAGCGATCGCTCGCTTCACCTTCCGCCCCTGGAACACGAGCCGGGCGCGCTGACCGCGATGGGTCTCAGGGCACGAGCGCCTCGGCGAGGAGCGCCATCGCGTCCAGGGCTTTCGCTTTCGTCTCGAGAGGGGCGACACGCCTCTGTTCTGCTCGTCTGAGTTCTTCGTCGAACGGGATCTCGCCGACGACCTGTAGCCGGTTCGCGCGCGCGTAATCCGTGATGGTCTTCTGGTCCACCGCGTCTCGAATCTTGTTGGAGACCGCGACGATGCGCGTGATCCCGAGCTCGCGGCCTAGCTCGGCGGTGCGCCGCGCGGTTTCGAGCGCCCGATAGTAGGGCTCCATCATCACGACTAGCGTGTCGACGTGGCGGGCGGTGCCACGGCTCAGATGCTCGAGGCCCGCCTCGGTATCGACGATGGCGATCACGCTTTCCTCCTCGAGCATTCCGGCGACGAGCTGCCGCACCGCGGCATGCGCGCGACACATTCACCCGGTTCCCGCATGGTCGACCTTGCCCATGACGAGAAGCGCAACGTTGTCGGGCCCGGTCATCCCGAAACGGTCCCGAACTTCCCGCGCCGGCATGCCGAGCTCGAGCTTTCGCTTGCCGTTCTCGTCCGTCGACTCCGAAAGGATCGTCCTCGGAATCGGGATGAGCTCAGAAGTCGCCGATTCCTGCAGACCGAGGGTCACGGCGAGATTCGGGTTCGAGTCGGCGTCGATGGCCCAAACCTCGCGACCCGTTCGCGCGATCAGGCGGGCGAGCGTTCCCGCGAGCGTCGTTTTTCCCGTCCCGCCTTTCCCGGCAATGGCTATCTTGTTCATGTGATCGTCCTCTCGGCTGGCTACATGACGTTGTGGCGGCAGTCGGCGGGATCTCCGCTCTCGTAACATTCGCAGCTCGGATCCCCGCACTCACCGTGACCTGGTTTCGTGATCTCCGAGAACTCGTCGGCGAATCTTCGCCCGCCCTCGTCGAGGCCGAGAGCCGAGAGGCGGTATCGTCCCGCACGAGTGGCTTCCGCGAGCCCGAGGCCAACCATGCGCTCGAGCAGGGGCGCGATGGCGACGGCGCCGAGACCCAGCCATCGCTCGAGGTCCTTGGGTGCCACATCCGGGGCGAGGCCTTCGCCCCGGAGCCAGTAGAGAACCTGCAGGACCTCGTCGACCAGGGAGACATCTTGGGCCACGAAACCGGCGATGAGCTCCTCGACCCGACGGCAGGCATCGTCGACGGCGCGAGCTACTTCGGGCGTGAGCCGGTCGGTGAGCTCGTCGCACGAGCCGGGCTGAGTGCCCACGATCCATACACGCTCGGGAAGCACGCCGAGTGCCGCCGCCATCCGCAAAACGTCTCGAGGCGTCGCCTCGTGCAAGTCGACGGCGCGGGAAGGGTTATCTCCTTCGCTTCGAAGAGCGTCGAGGTCGGGCTCGAATACGAAGAGCTCGCCCGGCCGGCCCCGGTTGTCGATGGCGTCGAGCACGACCAGAGCGTCGTAACCGTCCAAGAGCTCCTGGACGAGACTCACGCCGGCGATGCCGCTTTCCCAGAACCGAATCGCCGAATTGCGGCCTAGTTTGCCGCTCTCGAGCTTGTGGAGCAGGCGGATTCCGAAACCGTCGTCGCCCCGGAGGACGTTTCCCACGCCAGCCACGAGAATCCGCCGCATCAACGCCTCTGGATGCGGATCCTATCGCCATCGACGACGACGCGGAAGGCCTCGAGGCCGCCGTCGATGCCACCTCTCTTCTTTCCGGTTGCCACGTCGTAGCGACACCCGTGCCACGGGCAGTGGATCTCTCCGTCGACGAGGGTCCCGAGGTGTAGCGGGAGTATGCTGCCCCCGCAGCTGTTGCGATAGGCGAAGACGGCGTCGCCAGTGCTCGCCAACAGAAGCGGCGTGCCATCGACCTCGACGGCGCGAAGGCTTCCGGGGGGAAGATCTTCTCGCGCGAACACCACGTGCCATGACGGCTCGGCATGAACGCCTTCGATGGCCGACAGAGGCACGAAGCCGCCTGCGAAAGGCGCCGAAACCCTGGCGGGTGATTCGACCGGCGTGAGGGGCTGGCTCGGGATCAAGTCGTACAGGACGAAGAGCGCCTTGACCGCCGGCTCGTTCACCATGCGCTCGATGAGCCCTTTACCGCCGAGCTCGCTAAGGATTTCGAAGAGGCGCCAGACGCACGTACGGTGAAGATGGTCGACGTTCTCGACGAGCTCCAGGGCTTTCGCTTTCGCCTCGGAATCGGGGAGAGCCTCGAGCTCGGCGACGAGCTCGGCGGTGCGGGCCGCATGACTCTCGACCCCGGGATCCTGGCCATTGCCGGATTGGGACATGGCGATTATTCGCTCACCAGGCGCCGCACGAGCGCGCACACTTCGGGCAACATCGCCCCCACGGCGGCGCTCGGTTCGAGACCGGCTTGGGTCTCGACCGCGTCGATCTCCACGATTCGCACGTCCTCGGGGAGCGCACCGAACTGCTGCGCGATGATGGGAAAGCTCTCGAGGTCGATGACCCCGGTCACGGCCTCGCCCACACGTGCCTGAACTTCGTCGGGTGGCGGTAAGTTCCGCTCCCATCGATACCATCGGTAGCTCGGCTTCTCGCGGGGACGGGCGACGGCCCCGACGATGATGAGGCGCTCGTAGGGCGGCTCGGTCTCGGTCAATCGATGGACCGTGGCAATCGGGCCGCCGTAGCTCAGGTCGAACACGTCCACGTTGCCGGGAAGGTCTTCTTGCTGCAGGAGCTCGGCGATCATTTGGCCCGCGGACAGATCACGCAGGTTGAAGTAGCCGACGCTCCCGACGAGAATCCGCATTCCCGGTCAGCCATCGACCCCGCAAGCGCAGGTATTGATCTCGCGCGAGACGACGTGGTCCCCCGCATGGACGTGGGTCGTGCAGGGCATGCACGGGTCGAAGCTCCGGAGCGTGCGCAGGACGTCGACCGCTTTGAAGTCTTCTGGTTTCTCGAACTCTTCGATTAGCGGGGTCGACATGACCGCTTCCTCGTAAGGACCGAGATGCCCCCATACGTCTCGGGGGGAGGCATTGATCGTCGAGGGAGTGACGATCTGATAGTTCGCCACCACACCCCCGTCGAGCTCGAGGTGGTGGCTCAGCCAGCCACGGCCGGCGCCGGAGTAGCCGACGCCGATTCGCGTACCGCTCTTCGGAATCTCGAAGGGGGTCGCGACCTCGGTCTTGCCGTGCTTGAGGTAGCTCAACCCCTTGAGCCAATCGTTCATGGCGACGGCGTTGTTGAACAGAATGGCATAAGCCCGGGCGCGGTTGCGCTCGAAAGTATTCCATACGTCCGGAATCCTCCACTCCAGTTCCATTTCCGGAAGCTCCACTCTCGGGACGTTGAACTTGAGGCTCGAGCCTGTTGCTTCCACGAAATCGTTCGGGCGGATCTTCTTGGCCGCAGCGGTAACCCAGAGTCGAGTGTAGGCACCCGCTTCGATCGCCTGGCGATCCCACCGAGGGGAGGTCGCCCAAGAGTACCTTTCCTTCCAGTTCTGGCCCGTGGGCTTCGGCTTCGTCTCTTTGTTCCACGGATGGTACGGGCTCAGAGGATTGCCCAGGGGGTCCTTCTCGAACTTCTGGCCGTCCCAGGGCTCGTAATAGGAATGTTCGACGAACTCTTCGAGGCCCGCATTGATGGCAGTAAGCTTCGTGGTGACGAGCTCGCCGTTGATAATGACTCCGGGGGTCGACCAGCGTTTCTCGCCCCAACTGTCGCAGTTCGCGAACGAGGCATCGTAGGCCTCGGGATCGTCCCAGAGACCGAGCTCGGCCATGTGCGCCGGTCGCGAGCCGCAGCGCTTGTATCGTTCGTCGCAGGCATAGAAGAACTCCGTCAGATCGTCCCAGATCGCCGCAACCTTCTTCGAGTAATCGAAGAGCTGCTGCAAGCGCATGTAATACT from Vicinamibacteria bacterium encodes:
- a CDS encoding DUF6624 domain-containing protein, which translates into the protein MDEPLKQELLKMAARDEAVRDELVASGELFDGYHPSMERVHLEHAERLAAIVAQYGWPGVERVGADGEEAAWLILQHAISDP
- a CDS encoding AAA family ATPase, producing MNKIAIAGKGGTGKTTLAGTLARLIARTGREVWAIDADSNPNLAVTLGLQESATSELIPIPRTILSESTDENGKRKLELGMPAREVRDRFGMTGPDNVALLVMGKVDHAGTG
- a CDS encoding hydrogenase maturation protease, whose product is MRRILVAGVGNVLRGDDGFGIRLLHKLESGKLGRNSAIRFWESGIAGVSLVQELLDGYDALVVLDAIDNRGRPGELFVFEPDLDALRSEGDNPSRAVDLHEATPRDVLRMAAALGVLPERVWIVGTQPGSCDELTDRLTPEVARAVDDACRRVEELIAGFVAQDVSLVDEVLQVLYWLRGEGLAPDVAPKDLERWLGLGAVAIAPLLERMVGLGLAEATRAGRYRLSALGLDEGGRRFADEFSEITKPGHGECGDPSCECYESGDPADCRHNVM
- a CDS encoding Rieske (2Fe-2S) protein, with the protein product MSQSGNGQDPGVESHAARTAELVAELEALPDSEAKAKALELVENVDHLHRTCVWRLFEILSELGGKGLIERMVNEPAVKALFVLYDLIPSQPLTPVESPARVSAPFAGGFVPLSAIEGVHAEPSWHVVFAREDLPPGSLRAVEVDGTPLLLASTGDAVFAYRNSCGGSILPLHLGTLVDGEIHCPWHGCRYDVATGKKRGGIDGGLEAFRVVVDGDRIRIQRR
- a CDS encoding nickel-dependent hydrogenase large subunit produces the protein MCFKNLPIDIDDRGRMTLRDEASRAFAVSTVPASTGPKPLSEAAIKDLLARNGYIKNVDFDPVTRVAGALAFHTVVDLKERRVLDTNSMATLFRGYEVIMNGRDPRDAIFITSRACGVCGGVHAIAAVKAIEMALGLVPPPLGVLIRNLMLAMEFDYDHPLHLFLLAGPDYSQLVVEQSNPSIWEKAKSFEARGRDVHGYRYLADIMTDLNPLTGKLYVEALRMTRVAREAYVVLGGKYPHPETIVPGGVSTTVSLQAFNEYYMRLQQLFDYSKKVAAIWDDLTEFFYACDERYKRCGSRPAHMAELGLWDDPEAYDASFANCDSWGEKRWSTPGVIINGELVTTKLTAINAGLEEFVEHSYYEPWDGQKFEKDPLGNPLSPYHPWNKETKPKPTGQNWKERYSWATSPRWDRQAIEAGAYTRLWVTAAAKKIRPNDFVEATGSSLKFNVPRVELPEMELEWRIPDVWNTFERNRARAYAILFNNAVAMNDWLKGLSYLKHGKTEVATPFEIPKSGTRIGVGYSGAGRGWLSHHLELDGGVVANYQIVTPSTINASPRDVWGHLGPYEEAVMSTPLIEEFEKPEDFKAVDVLRTLRSFDPCMPCTTHVHAGDHVVSREINTCACGVDG